From a region of the Suncus etruscus isolate mSunEtr1 chromosome 11, mSunEtr1.pri.cur, whole genome shotgun sequence genome:
- the RAB5B gene encoding ras-related protein Rab-5B — protein MTSRSTARPNGQPQASKICQFKLVLLGESAVGKSSLVLRFVKGQFHEYQESTIGAAFLTQSVCLDDTTVKFEIWDTAGQERYHSLAPMYYRGAQAAIVVYDITNQETFARAKTWVKELQRQASPSIVIALAGNKADLANKRTVEYEEAQAYADDNSLLFMETSAKTAMNVNDLFLAIAKKLPKSEPQSLGGAAGRSRGVDLHEQSQQNKSQCCSN, from the exons ATGACTAGCAGAAGCACAGCAAGGCCCAACGGGCAGCCCCAGGCCAGCAAAATATGCCAATTCAAATTGGTCCTGCTTGGTGAATCTGCAGTGGGGAAGTCTAGCCTGGTATTACGTTTTGTCAAAGGGCAGTTCCACGAGTACCAGGAGAGTACTATTGGAG CTGCCTTCCTCACCCAATCTGTCTGTCTAGATGACACAACAGTCAAATTTGAGATCTGGGACACAGCTGGGCAGGAGCGATACCATAGCTTGGCCCCTATGTACTACAGAGGTGCCCAAGCTGCAATTGTGGTTTATGATATTACTAATCAG GAAACCTTTGCCCGAGCAAAGACCTGGGTAAAGGAACTACAGCGACAGGCCAGTCCTAGCATCGTTATTGCCCTGGCGGGGAATAAAGCTGATCTGGCCAACAAGCGCACGGTGGAGTATGAA GAGGCGCAGGCATATGCAGATGACAACAGCTTATTGTTTATGGAGACTTCAGCCAAGACAGCTATGAACGTGAACGACCTCTTCCTGGCAATAG CTAAGAAGTTGCCAAAGAGTGAACCCCAGAGTCTGGGGGGTGCAGCAGGCCGAAGCCGGGGTGTGGATCTCCATGAGCAGTCCCAGCAGAACAAGAGCCAGTGTTGTAGCAACTAA
- the SUOX gene encoding sulfite oxidase, mitochondrial: MMLLHRSVVPGLQRACRLKSTSKLCIQACSTNDSYKPQHPSFTFAGGDSNTRGWRVMGALLGLGAVFAYHDHRCRAAKKVPRIYTREEVKSHCTPETRIWVTLGSEVFDVTEFVAQHPGGPSKLMLAAGGPLEPFWALYAVHNQPHIRELLAEYKIGELSPEDKAPSTLKTADPYADDPIRHPALNVNSQRPFNAEPPPGLLTDKYITPNSIFFTRNHLPVPNLDAKTYRLCVVGPHGRKSLSLSLDDLRRFPKHEITVTLQCAGNRRSEMTQFKEVKGLDWQIGAISTAHWAGARLCDVLAKAGHKLSETEAHVCFEGLDSDSTGTTYGASIPLARAMNPEAEVLLAYEMNGEPLPRDHGFPVRVVVPGVVGARHVKWLGKVSVELEESHSHWQRRDYKGFCPSVDWDTVNFDSAPSIQELPIQSAITEPQNGETIESGEVTVKGYAWSGGGRAVVRVDVSLDGGLTWQTAKLDEEEQRPRKAWAWRLWQLQAPVPPGKKELNIICKAVDDSYNVQPDTVSPIWNLRGVLSNAWHRVHVHVAP, from the exons ATGATGCTATTGCACAGATCGGTGGTCCCTGGGCTCCAGAGGGCCTGCAG ACTGAAGTCAACTTCCAAGCTTTGCATTCAGGCCTGCTCCACAAATGATTCATATAAGCCGCAGCACCCCAGCTTCACTTTTGCTGGTGGTGACTCCAACACCAGGGGATGGAGAGTAATGGGGGCTTTACTAGGCCTTGGTGCAGTGTTTGCCTATCATGATCACCGGTGCAGG GCTGCGAAGAAGGTACCACGCATATATACGAGGGAGGAAGTGAAATCCCACTGCACTCCAGAGACTAGGATCTGGGTAACTCTAGGCAGTGAGGTATTTGATGTCACTGAGTTTGTAGCTCAACACCCAGGGGGACCATCAAAGCTGATGCTAGCAGCTGGAGGGCCTTTAGAGCCCTTCTGGGCCCTCTATGCTGTTCACAATCAGCCCCATATACGCGAGTTACTGGCTGAGTACAAAATTGGGGAACTGAGCCCCGAAGACAAGGCACCCTCCACCTTGAAGACTGCTGACCCTTATGCTGATGATCCTATACGTCATCCAGCCTTGAATGTCAACAGCCAGCGACCCTTTAATGCAGAGCCCCCGCCTGGGCTGCTGACTGACAAGTACATTACACCCAACTCTATCTTCTTCACAAGGAACCATCTACCTGTACCTAACCTGGATGCAAAAACCTATCGCCTGTGCGTAGTAGGGCCACATGGGCGAAAGTCACTGTCCCTCTCCCTGGATGATTTGCGCCGCTTCCCCAAACATGAGATCACCGTAACTCTACAATGTGCTGGCAACAGGCGATCTGAGATGACTCAGTTCAAAGAAGTAAAAGGTCTGGATTGGCAAATAGGGGCCATTAGCACCGCACACTGGGCTGGAGCACGACTCTGTGATGTGTTAGCCAAGGCCGGTCACAAACTCTCTGAAACTGAGGCCCACGTCTGCTTTGAGGGGCTGGACTCTGACTCCACCGGAACTACCTACGGTGCATCCATCCCTCTGGCTCGGGCGATGAACCCTGAAGCTGAGGTCCTGCTGGCATATGAGATGAATGGGGAGCCTCTGCCTCGTGACCATGGCTTCCCTGTCCGGGTGGTGGTTCCTGGTGTGGTGGGCGCTCGCCACGTCAAATGGCTAGGAAAAGTGAGTGTGGAATTAGAGGAAAGTCACAGCCACTGGCAGCGACGGGATTACAAAGGTTTCTGTCCATCTGTAGACTGGGACACAGTAAATTTTGATTCTGCTCCATCTATTCAGGAACTTCCCATACAATCGGCCATCACAGAACCCCAAAATGGGGAAACGATAGAATCAGGAGAGGTAACTGTCAAGGGCTATGCATGGAGTGGTGGTGGAAGAGCTGTGGTCCGGGTGGACGTGTCTCTGGACGGGGGCCTAACGTGGCAGACAGCTAAGCTAGATGAAGAGGAACAGAGGCCCCGGAAGGCCTGGGCCTGGAGGCTATGGCAGCTACAGGCCCCTGTGCCACCTGGGAAGAAAGAATTGAACATTATTTGTAAGGCTGTAGATGACAGCTACAATGTGCAGCCAGACACTGTGTCCCCAATCTGGAACCTGCGAGGTGTGCTCAGCAATGCATGGCACCGCGTTCATGTCCATGTGGCACCATAA